TCATCGGATGCCAGTAATGAAGCGCACGTGGGGACCAGAGTTCAGCCGAGAATGTGTATCCTACTATTTCCAGCAATCCCTGAGGCAGACCCGTCATGCCCCGGAAAGAGCCGAAATTGGTACGCCAGATCATTTCCGTCTTGAGCGTCCGGGCGACCACGCGCCTGCCGGCGGCCGACGAACCGTAAAGGGTGGAGGAAGAGCGCGCGCCGCGCGCCGAAGAGCTGCTGCTGCCGCCCTCATTGTTTTCACAGGTGCAGGGATCCTCATCTTCACCGTTATCCCCTTCTCCGTTGTCTTCCTCCGGACAGGGAGAACTGGAACTGCTCTGGGAGCCATTGCCGCCAGCAGCCTCCTCCCCGCATTCACACGGCACGTCTTCCCCCTCATCTTCCGTACTTACGGGTTCCGGATAACCTTCATCCGGCTGATAGGAGGATGAAGAGGTTCCATCCGAAACCATGACTTCAATGGAATAATTAAGGATGGCGAGATTAGTCCATTCAGGAGGAACAGCCACGTTCTCATAAGTCATGTGCACGCGGTGCGGTCCCGGTTCAATGGGGAAGCTCAAGCTTTTTTCCCTGTAAGACCCTCCATGGTATTTGCCCTCCCCAGGAATGAAAATTCCCTCGCCGTCAACAGTAAGAGAGCCGTTATCATCCACCCCCAGCATCAGACGGCACTCCGCCGTTTCCCCCGGGCCGAGCGGATCAACGACAATCCCCCAGTCCCAGCTGCCGCTGAACGCCCCGGCCTCTTTGTTAAACGGGACCGGCACACCTCCGGACACTGTGAGGGAATTATCAGGCAGAGAATTCGCATGACGCTGAACCTGTTGATCTTTCATAAAATCCAGATAATTGACGATTGAGGAACGAACATCAAAGAAGACAACGCTTCTCTATATTCACTGTTCTTATGTATCTCGGAAAACGGAACAGGTCAATGATTCATTTTTGAATAATTGTTACTAATTACAATAAATTATTACCAATCAATATTCTTTTAAAATATATATTTATTTCCAACAACCGGAGGGAATAACCATGTTTTTCCGCGCTGCCTGACATCCCCCGCATCCACTGCCGGCCAAATGGCCATGGGGACGGGCTGAACAACTTCCCCGGCCTCCGTTAAGACAAACTCCGGCAGCTCTATCTGCATCATCCCTTCAACGAAAGGGTCTCCCGTCTGGTCGTCCAGATAAGGCCGGTGTGGGCACTTTCTTTACGCCGTCCCAATTCTCAACCCGGAAATAAACCAATGAATAATACGACTCAATCAGGGGCCGCTCCAACAGGCCCCGCAGCAACAAGTAACGCTCCGGCGGTAAAATCCGTCCTCCGCATGGGAGTATTTACGCTCGCCATGATCAACGTTTCCGCCATTGTCAGCCTGCGCGGCATGCCTGCGGAAAGCACTTACGGACTAAGTTCCGTTTTTTATTACATTTTCGCTGCGGTTTTCTTTCTGGTGCCGGTTTCCCTGGTGGCCGCGGAACTTACTACCGGATGGCCTCAAAAAGGCGGCGTTTACCGCTGGGTAGGCGAGGCTTTCGGAAAGAAATGGGGGTTCCTGGCCATCTGGCTGCAATGGATTGAAAGCACCATCTGGTTCCCTACCGTTCTGACATTCGCCGCCGTTTCCCTGGCTTTCATGGGGCCCGGGCAAAGATGGGATGAAGCTCTTGCCGCCAATAAATGGTACGTTCTCATCGTGGTGCTGTGCGTGTACTGGGCGGCAACTCTGCTTAACCTGCGCGGCATGAAGACTTCCGCAGGCGTCACCAAATGGGGAACCATCATCGGAACCATTGTTCCCGGGGCCATCCTGATCCTCCTGGGCCTGGGCTATTGGGCCGGAGGCAATCCGATCCTGCTGGATATGAGCTGGGACAAGCTGGTGCCGGACATGAGCAATTTCAACAACCTCGTTCTAGCTGCCAGCATCTTCCTGTTTTACGCGGGGATGGAAATGTCCGCCGTTCATGTGAAGGATGTGGATAATCCCGGACGCAATTATCCGCTGGCCATTCTGATTTCCGCCATCATTACGGTGCTTATTTTCGTTCTGGGCACGCTGGCCATCGGCTTCATCATTCCCAATTCCCAGATTAATCTGGTGCAGAGCCTGCTGATTACTTATGACAGCTACTTCAGCTTCTTCGGCCTCGGCTGGATGAACTGGATTCTGGCGCTTGCGCTGGCCGTAGGCGTTCTGGCCCAGGTGACCGCATGGGTGGGAGGCCCTTCAAAAGGCCTGTACCAGGTGGGCCTGGCCGGCAACCTTCCGCCCGTCATGCAGAAGCGGAACAAGAATAACGTTCAGATGGGCATCCTGCTTATTCAGGGGGGAATCGTCACCCTGCTCTCCATCATGTTTGTGATCATGCCTTCCGTGCAATCCGCCTACCAGATTATTTCCCAGCTGACCATCATTCTGTACCTCATCATGTACATGCTGATGTTCGCGTCCGGCATTTACCTGCGCTACCGGGAACCGAATACGCCCCGCACCTTCCGCATTCCCGGGGGCAGAACCTTCGGCATGTGGGTTGTCGGGGGCCTCGGCCTTCTGGCCAGCCTGGCGGCTTTCCTGGTGAGCTTCATCCCGCCGAATCAAATTACCGTAGGCAGCAGTACCATGTACATTCTCCTTCTGGTGGCGGGCACCTTCATTTTCGCGGGTATTCCCTTCATCATCCATGCCATGGCCAAACCCTCCTGGAAACGACCGGTGGATCCCGAAGACACCTTTGAACCCTTCGGATGGGAAAAAAACAATGATTCCCATTCCACCGCAACCCCTAGCCACACCATATCCCATGAGTAACATTCCTTCCAATGAGCAAATCCGGACGGCCCTGGATAACGCGTACGCCTACGCCAAAACCGTCCAGGGAGGCAAAAACGCCTCGTACATTCCCGCCCTGGCCCAGGTGCCTTCCGACCTGCTGGCGATTGCCGTGGTCACCGTCAACGGAGACCTGCTGACCGCAGGTTCCGCGGACACACCCTTTGCCATTGAATCCATCTCCAAGGCATTCAACCTGGCTTATGTCATGGATTTGATCGGCATGAAGCAGCTGCGCGCGAAGATCGGAGCGGACCCCACCGGGGAACCCTTCAACTCCGTGATGGCGGTTGAGCTGCACGGCGGCAAGCCCCTCAACCCCCTGGTCAACGCAGGGGCTATGGCGACGGTCAGCCTGGTCAACGGTTCGGATTCCGATGAAATATGGGGAAACATGATCCATAATTTCAATAACTTCGCCAACACGGCCCTGACCGTGAACCAGGAGATTTACAAGTCGGAAAGCGCTACCAACCAGCACAACCGCGGCATCGCCTGGCTGCTGGACAGCTACGGCTATTTTTACAATACGCCGCCCATGATTGTGGATTTGTACACCCGCATGTGTTCCCTGAACATCACCGCGTCCCAGCTGGCCCTGATGGGCGCCTGCTACGCCAACGGCGGGATCAATCCCGTCAGCAAGAAGCGTGTGGTAAAGGAGGAAAATGTTCCCCCCATTCTGGCGGAAATGTGCATGTCCGGCCTCTATGATTCCACAGGGGACTGGATGTACAAGGCAGGCCTTCCGGCCAAGTCCGGCGTGGGAGGAGGCCTGGTGGCCGTAGCTCCCGGCAAGCTGGCTATGGCGGCCTTTTCGCCTCCCCTGGATCCCGCAGGGAATACCGTCAAGGGGCAGGCAGCGCTTCAATCCATGATCAGGGAATTGAATCTCAACCTTTTCCGGAGCTGATCCGGGATGAGAAGGTAAACCCGCGGAGCCAAAATCCGAAAGGATTCCCGCGGGTTTACTGTACCCTGGCCAGGAAAAACGCTCCGAGGCAGCCCGCATCAGCTCCTGTTTGAAAAATTGCACAGCTGCATGGCTACGCCGTCTGCCATAACCCGGAAGCCGTGCTTCTCATAAAAAGAGGCGTTTCTGCTCTCCTCCGGCATGATTTCAAGATACAGGTAGTCCCTGTATTTCTCCTTGACCATTTCCACCATTTTTCCGGCAATCCCCCTGCCCTGATAGGCGGGATGCACCAGAACATAATGCATGTAGGCAACCATCTCGCTGTCGTCCAGCACCCGCACCAGCCCTGCCAGGCGGTCGCCATCCCAGGCCGTCACAACAGTGGACGAATTCATGAGCGCTTTATACAGACGCCCCGGATATTGTCCGGAAATCCAGCCAACGGACAGAAACAATTCTTGAACATCTTTCCTGGAAAATTTCTTTTCTTCCGTAAAAACAATCATTTTCTTCTTTAATTGATTATTGATGATCCGCCTGTACTGTCGCGGCCACCTCACCGCCTGAGTGGAAAACGCCTTTCCCCCGGCCGGATGAACACCTTGTTTCAAGGTTTTATCTGCTCCTGCCGGCGCAGTCAACACCGTCTGTCCGAGGACTTTGCCCATTCCAAAACATGGCGGAGCTTATGATAAGAACGCGCGCGCCGGGAACAAGACCCTCCCTTTTCCCAGTCAGCAACTCGTTCGCTCCTGCCTCCATCCTCTTCCGGAGGGAAGAAGAGCCGCACTCAGAACACACATCTTCTATCAGGGAAACGGCATTTTTCCTGGAATCGATTCCCCCAAAGCGGAAAAACTCCGGCCCAGGATTCATAACATCGCGAAAAACCTTTCTCCGTCATCTGTTTAAGGGCTTGTCACCACGTTACTTTTCCCTAGAATCCCTCCGGTATGCCTGATGCCCTCCAAAATGCCTTTTTCCAGGCCGGTGACGCTCTCACGTCCTGGCTATCCGCTTTCAGCAGCTTCCTGTGGGGCTGGCCCCTGCTCATCATGTTGCTGGGCACGCACCTGTACCTCACCGCCATCCTGCGGTTTCCGCAGCGTTATCTGCTTAAGGCCCTGAAATTGTATTTTGTGAAAGATCATACGGACAAGGGGGATATCTCTCCATTCAGTTCCTTGATGGTGGCCCTGGCCGCCAACATCGGAGCCGGTAATATCATCGGCGTGGGCGTGGCGATTGCCGCCGGAGGTCCCGGAGCCGTCTTTTGGTGCTGGCTGACGGGAGTTCTGGGAATGGCAACCCGTTATTCGGAAGGATTGCTCGCCATCAAATACCGGGTGGAGAACAAGGACGGCAATATGAGCGGAGGTCCCATGTTCGTGCTGGAACGCGGACTGAACAGCAAATGGCTGGGTACGGCCTTCGCCGTCTTCACGGCCATTGCCGCCTTCGGCATCGGAAACCTGACGCAGGGGAACGCAGCTGCGGAACAGCTCCACCATGCCTTTTCCATTCCTTCCTGGGGCACAGCCATTGTACTGACGGCGTTGACGGCGCTGGTGATGCTGGGAGGCATCCGGGGCATTGCCAGGGTATGCGCTTTCTTCGTGCCGTTCATGGCCGTCATCTACATCCTGGGATGCCTGTATATTCTGACCGTACAGGCGGAGTACATTCTTCCTGCCGTCCGGTATATTCTGGATTGCGCCTTTACGGGAGAAGCCGCCGTCGGGGGCGCGGCAGGGGCGGCCGTCATGGCTGCCATGAGAACCGGTGTGGCCCGGGGCCTCTTTTCCAATGAGGCCGGCCTGGGGTCCGCAGCCATCGCCTCCGCCGCCGCACAAAACCGCAACCCCGTCAGGCAGGCGCTCATCTCTTCCAGCGGCCCCTTCTGGGATACCGTCATCATCTGCGCCCTGACAGGAATTGTCCTGACCACCAGCATCATCGCGCATCCGGATATTTCCTGCACGGACGGCCCCAGGCTTACTACGCTGGCATTCAGCAAAATTCCTTACCTAGGCTCCCCTCTGCTCACGCTCAGCCTGGTTACTTTTGTAGTTTCCACCATTCTGGGCTGGTCCTACTTTGGAGAAAAAGCGCTGGAATACCTGGGCGGCATCCGGCTGATCACGCCTTACCGCGTCATCTGGGTGGCGGCGGTTTTCATCGGCTGCGTCTCTAAAATAGAACTGGTATGGATTTTTGCCGACTGCGCCAACGGCCTGATGGCCCTGCCCAACCTCATTTCCCTGCTGGCACTTTCCGGCGTGCTTGTCCAGCAAACGCGGCACTATCTCTGGCAGCACAGGCTGGACGACTACGACGAATCCCACATACCGGAAGGAAAATAACGATTTTTTTAACTCGGATTCAAATAATTCTTGCCTTTCGGCCTCCGGTAGTATTTACTTCGCCGCGCAGTCCCTGCAAACCTAAAAGTCGCGTTCGTCTAGCGGTCCAGGACTCCCGCCTTTCACGCGGGCAACACGGGTTCGAGTCCCGTACGCGATGCCAGCTTTACCGCCGCGGCAGTTACGATGATTCCGCTTTTCCATTTTTCAGGAAAGCATATCGGAAAAACGTAATGGCTGCGGTTTTCTTTTGGCCCGGTTTCCCGGATTCAGGAAAGCGCGGCAAAGGCGCCGGAAGCGGCCCTCCTTCTTTTAAATGCCGGAATTGTCTTACATTTCCCGGATTTGGCTTTCAGAAAGCCCTGCCATCTTTTAGAATTCTTTACACGCAAACGCCATGGATTACACACCTCTCATTGAAAAACGCCGCCAGCGCCTGGAAGAATTGGAAACAGTCATTGCCGAACCGGCCTTTTTCAATGACCAGAAAAAGGCCTCGGAAATCATGAGAGAACACCGCCGCCTGAAGGAACTTATGGAAACATGGGATTCCCTGAACGCCACGGAACAACAGCTGGCGGACAATCAGGAACTGGCCAAGGCGGACGATCCGGAACTGGCGGAACTGGCCGCCCTGGAGATTCCGGAACTGGAAGCCGCCCTGGAAAAACTGCGCAGCGACGTGCAGTACAGCCTGCTTCCCCGCGACACGACGGAAGACCGGGACGCCATTATTGAAATCCGCGCCGGAACGGGCGGGGATGAAGCATCCCTGTTTGCCGGAGACCTGCTGCGGATGTACCAGCGTTTTGCGGAAGAACGCGGCTGGCGCTTTGAGCATCTGGAAAGCAGCCCGTCAGACGTGGGGGGCTTCAAGGAAGTCGTCTGCCGCATTGCCGGGGAAGAAGTGTTCCGCTTCCTGAAATATGAAGGTGGCGTACACCGTGTGCAGCGCGTTCCCGCTACGGAAACCCAAGGACGCATCCATACCTCCACCGCCACCGTGGCCGTCATGCCGGAAGCGGAGGAAGTGGACATAGAAATCCGCCCGGAAGATCTCCGCATCGAAGTATGCCGTTCCGGCGGAGCCGGGGGCCAGCATGTGAACAAGACGGAATCCGCCGTTCAGATATGGCACCTCCCCACGGGAGTTTATGTCCGGTGCGAGGAAGAACGCAGCCAGATGAAAAACCGGGAAAAGGGCATGAAAATCCTGCGCGCCAAGCTCTTTGAAGCCAAAAAACGGGAAGAGGCGGAAAAATATTCCGCCGCGCGCCGCAGCCTCATTGGCTCCGGCGGCCGTGAGGAAAAAATACGCACATACAATTTCCCGCAGAACCGTCTGACAGACCACCGCATCGGCTACACCTCCCACAATCTGGACGGTATCCTGATGGGGCAGCTGGAAGACCTGATTATGGCCCTCCAGCACGCGGAAATGCAGGAACGCCTGGCGGAGGCCGGAATGTCCTAACCCCTTTTCCCTTGCATGAAAACTTTACTGGAAGTCCTTCAGTCCGGCACGGATTATCTGGTCCGCCAGGGGTGCGACGAAGCGCGCGCCACCATGCAGCATTTGCTGGCCCATGTCCTGCACTGCAACCGCACGGCTCTTTACTCCCAGTTTGACAGGCCCGTGGAAGAAGCGGAACTGGCCCCTCTGC
This region of Akkermansia muciniphila genomic DNA includes:
- the prfA gene encoding peptide chain release factor 1, yielding MDYTPLIEKRRQRLEELETVIAEPAFFNDQKKASEIMREHRRLKELMETWDSLNATEQQLADNQELAKADDPELAELAALEIPELEAALEKLRSDVQYSLLPRDTTEDRDAIIEIRAGTGGDEASLFAGDLLRMYQRFAEERGWRFEHLESSPSDVGGFKEVVCRIAGEEVFRFLKYEGGVHRVQRVPATETQGRIHTSTATVAVMPEAEEVDIEIRPEDLRIEVCRSGGAGGQHVNKTESAVQIWHLPTGVYVRCEEERSQMKNREKGMKILRAKLFEAKKREEAEKYSAARRSLIGSGGREEKIRTYNFPQNRLTDHRIGYTSHNLDGILMGQLEDLIMALQHAEMQERLAEAGMS
- the glsA gene encoding glutaminase A; amino-acid sequence: MSNIPSNEQIRTALDNAYAYAKTVQGGKNASYIPALAQVPSDLLAIAVVTVNGDLLTAGSADTPFAIESISKAFNLAYVMDLIGMKQLRAKIGADPTGEPFNSVMAVELHGGKPLNPLVNAGAMATVSLVNGSDSDEIWGNMIHNFNNFANTALTVNQEIYKSESATNQHNRGIAWLLDSYGYFYNTPPMIVDLYTRMCSLNITASQLALMGACYANGGINPVSKKRVVKEENVPPILAEMCMSGLYDSTGDWMYKAGLPAKSGVGGGLVAVAPGKLAMAAFSPPLDPAGNTVKGQAALQSMIRELNLNLFRS
- a CDS encoding GNAT family N-acetyltransferase, with amino-acid sequence MIVFTEEKKFSRKDVQELFLSVGWISGQYPGRLYKALMNSSTVVTAWDGDRLAGLVRVLDDSEMVAYMHYVLVHPAYQGRGIAGKMVEMVKEKYRDYLYLEIMPEESRNASFYEKHGFRVMADGVAMQLCNFSNRS
- a CDS encoding alanine/glycine:cation symporter family protein, with translation MPDALQNAFFQAGDALTSWLSAFSSFLWGWPLLIMLLGTHLYLTAILRFPQRYLLKALKLYFVKDHTDKGDISPFSSLMVALAANIGAGNIIGVGVAIAAGGPGAVFWCWLTGVLGMATRYSEGLLAIKYRVENKDGNMSGGPMFVLERGLNSKWLGTAFAVFTAIAAFGIGNLTQGNAAAEQLHHAFSIPSWGTAIVLTALTALVMLGGIRGIARVCAFFVPFMAVIYILGCLYILTVQAEYILPAVRYILDCAFTGEAAVGGAAGAAVMAAMRTGVARGLFSNEAGLGSAAIASAAAQNRNPVRQALISSSGPFWDTVIICALTGIVLTTSIIAHPDISCTDGPRLTTLAFSKIPYLGSPLLTLSLVTFVVSTILGWSYFGEKALEYLGGIRLITPYRVIWVAAVFIGCVSKIELVWIFADCANGLMALPNLISLLALSGVLVQQTRHYLWQHRLDDYDESHIPEGK
- the gadC gene encoding putative glutamine/gamma-aminobutyrate antiporter GadC codes for the protein MNNTTQSGAAPTGPAATSNAPAVKSVLRMGVFTLAMINVSAIVSLRGMPAESTYGLSSVFYYIFAAVFFLVPVSLVAAELTTGWPQKGGVYRWVGEAFGKKWGFLAIWLQWIESTIWFPTVLTFAAVSLAFMGPGQRWDEALAANKWYVLIVVLCVYWAATLLNLRGMKTSAGVTKWGTIIGTIVPGAILILLGLGYWAGGNPILLDMSWDKLVPDMSNFNNLVLAASIFLFYAGMEMSAVHVKDVDNPGRNYPLAILISAIITVLIFVLGTLAIGFIIPNSQINLVQSLLITYDSYFSFFGLGWMNWILALALAVGVLAQVTAWVGGPSKGLYQVGLAGNLPPVMQKRNKNNVQMGILLIQGGIVTLLSIMFVIMPSVQSAYQIISQLTIILYLIMYMLMFASGIYLRYREPNTPRTFRIPGGRTFGMWVVGGLGLLASLAAFLVSFIPPNQITVGSSTMYILLLVAGTFIFAGIPFIIHAMAKPSWKRPVDPEDTFEPFGWEKNNDSHSTATPSHTISHE